In the genome of Oncorhynchus clarkii lewisi isolate Uvic-CL-2024 chromosome 22, UVic_Ocla_1.0, whole genome shotgun sequence, one region contains:
- the LOC139380992 gene encoding 5'-AMP-activated protein kinase subunit gamma-3b isoform X2, whose amino-acid sequence MESSHEVPFMDGLTMKEIAPASAPDANVYTKFMRNHCCYDAIPTSSKLVIFDTTLQVKKAFFALVANGVRAAPLWDNKLQCFVGMLTITDFINILHRYWQSPLVEIYELEEHKIEDCREELLKYSNHTLISITPDSSLFDAIYSLLKYKIHRLPVIDPDSGNVLHILTHKRILKFLHIFGTMIPKPRYLQKRIEEVDIGTFKQIATVRETDTVYDALAIFVQRRVSALPVVNEEGKIKALYSRFDVINLAAQKNYNNLNMTMQEAISSRACCVDGVLKCYPHETLETIIDRIAKAEVHRLVLVDKDDVVGGIVSLSDLLQALVLTPAEISRRAQDKLGH is encoded by the exons ATGGAGTCTTCCCATGAG GTCCCCTTCATGGATGGTCTCACTATGAAGGAGATAG CCCCAGCCTCGGCCCCAGATGCCAATGTCTACACCAAGTTCATGAGGAACCACTGCTGCTACGACGCCATTCCTACCAGCTCCAAACTGGTCATCTTCGACACCACCTTGCAG gtaaAAAAAGCTTTCTTTGCTCTGGTGGCGAACGGTGTTCGGGCGGCGCCGCTGTGGGATAACAAGCTGCAGTGTTTTGTAG GTATGCTGACCATCACAGACTTTATCAACATTCTCCACCGGTATTGGCAGTCTCCTCTG GTAGAGATCTACGAACTGGAGGAGCACAAGATAGAAGACTGTAGAG AGGAATTGCTGAAGTACTCCAACCATACTCTGATCAGTATCACACCTGACTCCAG CCTTTTTGATGCCATCTATTCTCTGCTGAAGTATAAGATCCATCGGCTGCCTGTGATCGACCCAGATTCTGGCAACGTCCTGCACATCCTCACCCACAAACGCATCCTCAAGTTCCTGCATATCTTT GGCACCATGATCCCGAAGCCTCGGTACCTCCAGAAGAGAATTGAGGAGGTGGACATTGGAACATTTAAACAGATTGCTACTGTCCGGGAGACAGACACGGTGTACGACGCCCTGGCCATCTTCGTACAGCGGAGGGTTTCCGCTCTGCCAGTGGTCAATGAGGAGG GGAAAATCAAGGCCCTGTACTCCAGGTTTGATGTGATT AATCTGGCCGCTCAGAAGAACTACAATAACCTGAACATGACCATGCAGGAGGCGATCAGTAGCAGGGCCTGCTGTGTGGACGGGGTGCTGAAGTGTTACCCTCACGAGACTCTGGAGACTATCATCGATCGTATTGCTAAGGCAGAG gtCCACCGTCTCGTGCTGGTCGATAAAGATGACGTGGTGGGGGGGATCGTCTcgctctctgacctcctccaggCCCTGGTCTTGACCCCGGCAG
- the LOC139380992 gene encoding 5'-AMP-activated protein kinase subunit gamma-3b isoform X1 — protein sequence MESSHEVPFMDGLTMKEIASAPDANVYTKFMRNHCCYDAIPTSSKLVIFDTTLQVKKAFFALVANGVRAAPLWDNKLQCFVGMLTITDFINILHRYWQSPLVEIYELEEHKIEDCREELLKYSNHTLISITPDSSLFDAIYSLLKYKIHRLPVIDPDSGNVLHILTHKRILKFLHIFGTMIPKPRYLQKRIEEVDIGTFKQIATVRETDTVYDALAIFVQRRVSALPVVNEEGKIKALYSRFDVINLAAQKNYNNLNMTMQEAISSRACCVDGVLKCYPHETLETIIDRIAKAEVHRLVLVDKDDVVGGIVSLSDLLQALVLTPAEISRRAQDKLGH from the exons ATGGAGTCTTCCCATGAG GTCCCCTTCATGGATGGTCTCACTATGAAGGAGATAG CCTCGGCCCCAGATGCCAATGTCTACACCAAGTTCATGAGGAACCACTGCTGCTACGACGCCATTCCTACCAGCTCCAAACTGGTCATCTTCGACACCACCTTGCAG gtaaAAAAAGCTTTCTTTGCTCTGGTGGCGAACGGTGTTCGGGCGGCGCCGCTGTGGGATAACAAGCTGCAGTGTTTTGTAG GTATGCTGACCATCACAGACTTTATCAACATTCTCCACCGGTATTGGCAGTCTCCTCTG GTAGAGATCTACGAACTGGAGGAGCACAAGATAGAAGACTGTAGAG AGGAATTGCTGAAGTACTCCAACCATACTCTGATCAGTATCACACCTGACTCCAG CCTTTTTGATGCCATCTATTCTCTGCTGAAGTATAAGATCCATCGGCTGCCTGTGATCGACCCAGATTCTGGCAACGTCCTGCACATCCTCACCCACAAACGCATCCTCAAGTTCCTGCATATCTTT GGCACCATGATCCCGAAGCCTCGGTACCTCCAGAAGAGAATTGAGGAGGTGGACATTGGAACATTTAAACAGATTGCTACTGTCCGGGAGACAGACACGGTGTACGACGCCCTGGCCATCTTCGTACAGCGGAGGGTTTCCGCTCTGCCAGTGGTCAATGAGGAGG GGAAAATCAAGGCCCTGTACTCCAGGTTTGATGTGATT AATCTGGCCGCTCAGAAGAACTACAATAACCTGAACATGACCATGCAGGAGGCGATCAGTAGCAGGGCCTGCTGTGTGGACGGGGTGCTGAAGTGTTACCCTCACGAGACTCTGGAGACTATCATCGATCGTATTGCTAAGGCAGAG gtCCACCGTCTCGTGCTGGTCGATAAAGATGACGTGGTGGGGGGGATCGTCTcgctctctgacctcctccaggCCCTGGTCTTGACCCCGGCAG